GGCTTGAGCTCAAGCTGATGGGCCTTTAAAGTTTTAAGGCCTTCTCCCAATTCTCTCCTGGCCCGGCGCCCGCCCTCCCTGGGGAATCGTGAACCGGGGGTTCCGGTCGGGCCGACAGGGGGATGACGAGCTTTTGCTTTGCCGAGCGGTGAGGAGCACGCCCTTCACCGACCCCTTATCAGTCCCTCGACTATCTCCCTGACTTCCCTCAGGCTCTCGACGACGTGGTCGCCTTCGACTCCCTCATGCGGGTTTATCGCTATCGCAACGTCCGCCTCGCGGAACATGCTGAGGTCGTTGAAGCCGTCGCCGACCGCTATTGTCAGTTCCGGCTTAAGCTCCTCCTTGAGCCTTCTGAGTATCGCGCCCTTCCCCTCGAAGTCAACCCTTGGAATGACGCCTGCGACTTTCCCGTCCTCAAAGATTAGCTCGTTGGCGAAAACGTAGTCGGCTTTAAGCTCCCTCACGACCCTTCCAGCCAAACACATCAGTCCGCTCGAGAGGAGGGCTATTTTGAAGCCGTTCTCGCGCAGGAACTCCATCAGCTCAAAGGCGTAGTCGTTGTACTCGACCGAGTCTGCCCACTCGAGGATTTCCTCTTTCCTCCGGCCAATCCAGAGCGAGGCGTCTAACTCGGCCCACTTCGCGTAGTCAATCTTTCCTGCGAAGAAGAGCTCCGCGTACTCCTTCCCCTTCTCCCACGTGCCGAACTTCTTGTGGAGCTCGACCCAGCTCGAGCGCGCCTTTACAAGGGTCCCCTCAACGTCGAACGCGATAAGCCTCATTCTATCACCGGGTTATGGAGAGGAAAGGAGCTTAAAAGCCTACTCCCTCCAGCCGTGTTCTCCGATGAGGGGCACGAAGGCAACGCCCCCGTGGTTCTTCACCTTAATTGAGCCATCTTCGAGCTTGATTACCTCGAGCAAATCCTGCCAGAGGTGGTAGCTTCCGACGGGGATTATGAGCTTTCCCCCGGGCTTGAGCTGTTCCACAAGGGGCTTTGGTATGTCCGGTGCTCCGGCCGTTACGATAATCCTGTCGTAGGGAGCCTTCGGCGGGAAGCCGAGCGTCCCGTCGCCGGGAATAACGTGGACGTTTTTTACACCGGCGCGCTCCAGGTTTCGCCTCGCGAACTCAACCAGCTCGGGAATTCTCTCTATGGTGTAGACGTCGGTCTTGACGAGCTCGGCTATAAGAGAAGCGTTCCACCCGCTCCCTGTTCCTATTTCCAGGACGTTCATGCCGGGTTTGAGTTCGGCCAGCTCGAGCATTATCGCGACCATGTGGGGAGCGCTTATCGTCTGTCCGGCCGGAATCGGCAACGGCTCGTCAAGGTGGGCGTACTTCCGGTATTTATCCTCCACGAAGAGGTAGCGGGGGTACTTTAGAAAGGCCCGTTTAACCGCTTCGCTCCGTATGATTCCCTCGCGAACGAGGTTCTCAACGGTTCTCCTCCAGAGCCCGTCAAGGTTCATGGAAACCCCCGCAAAGGTTAGGAAGAAGAGAATAAAAGGGTCACGACGACCTGGCCTGATACCATGCGATTCCTATTATTATGCCAGCACCCAGCACAACACCGATGAACAGCCATATTAGCTTGGTTTTGAGGGGAGTGTACGGGACGCTGGTCGTTGTAGTCGTGGTGATGGTCTTTATGC
The Thermococcus sp. 21S9 DNA segment above includes these coding regions:
- a CDS encoding HAD-IB family phosphatase, whose product is MRLIAFDVEGTLVKARSSWVELHKKFGTWEKGKEYAELFFAGKIDYAKWAELDASLWIGRRKEEILEWADSVEYNDYAFELMEFLRENGFKIALLSSGLMCLAGRVVRELKADYVFANELIFEDGKVAGVIPRVDFEGKGAILRRLKEELKPELTIAVGDGFNDLSMFREADVAIAINPHEGVEGDHVVESLREVREIVEGLIRGR
- a CDS encoding protein-L-isoaspartate(D-aspartate) O-methyltransferase — encoded protein: MNLDGLWRRTVENLVREGIIRSEAVKRAFLKYPRYLFVEDKYRKYAHLDEPLPIPAGQTISAPHMVAIMLELAELKPGMNVLEIGTGSGWNASLIAELVKTDVYTIERIPELVEFARRNLERAGVKNVHVIPGDGTLGFPPKAPYDRIIVTAGAPDIPKPLVEQLKPGGKLIIPVGSYHLWQDLLEVIKLEDGSIKVKNHGGVAFVPLIGEHGWRE